A section of the Alkalihalobacillus sp. LMS39 genome encodes:
- a CDS encoding nucleotidyltransferase family protein: MLANTKCVSDDINGFTFSSYVKYREQQHKEIEKVIDLLNEKRINYLFLKGIVLENYYPETTSRQYQDYDLIIESINEFANIHTELEDLGFEHDYIPVLAEVNGKVVGLIKLSKKINEGNYIKLEINIGGFPITDVTTLPSSEIWEDSMTIVWRNKEIKVPSTDISMFILLIEMTGNKQKRIRDLVLSFEKMCRYG, encoded by the coding sequence GTGTTAGCTAATACCAAATGTGTTTCAGATGATATTAACGGGTTTACTTTCTCTAGTTATGTAAAATACCGGGAGCAACAACATAAAGAAATAGAAAAAGTAATCGATTTACTAAATGAGAAAAGAATAAATTACCTCTTCCTAAAAGGAATAGTTTTGGAAAATTACTATCCTGAAACAACTTCTAGACAATATCAGGATTATGATTTAATAATAGAAAGTATAAATGAATTTGCAAATATACATACTGAGTTGGAGGATTTAGGTTTTGAACATGATTACATACCTGTTCTAGCTGAAGTAAATGGAAAGGTAGTCGGTTTAATCAAACTATCAAAAAAAATAAACGAAGGCAATTATATAAAATTAGAGATTAACATCGGAGGATTCCCTATAACAGATGTTACTACTTTACCTAGTTCAGAAATATGGGAAGATTCTATGACTATAGTATGGAGGAACAAAGAAATAAAAGTACCTAGCACAGATATAAGCATGTTTATATTATTAATCGAGATGACAGGAAACAAGCAAAAAAGAATTCGCGATTTAGTTTTATCATTTGAAAAAATGTGCCGATATGGATAA
- a CDS encoding insulinase family protein — MKSIILDNGIKVQYLNRPELSLFTLNLFLLKGAVYDPPNKEGVAHFVEHILMKGPKYFKSSIEFSQFLENRGIEFDGHTTPDYICLNIKCHQSEAYKATKLMIDMLTEPSIRPTDISNEKK, encoded by the coding sequence ATGAAAAGTATAATATTAGATAATGGTATAAAAGTACAATACCTAAATAGACCTGAATTAAGTCTATTCACACTTAATTTATTCTTATTAAAAGGAGCAGTTTATGATCCACCTAATAAAGAAGGGGTAGCTCACTTTGTTGAGCACATTTTAATGAAAGGACCAAAATATTTTAAAAGTAGCATTGAATTCTCGCAGTTTTTAGAAAATAGGGGGATTGAATTCGATGGTCACACTACTCCAGATTACATTTGCTTAAATATTAAATGTCATCAATCTGAAGCGTATAAAGCAACTAAATTAATGATCGATATGTTAACTGAACCATCAATTAGACCTACTGATATTAGTAATGAAAAAAAGTAA